The genomic window GCGCGGGTTCGTCGGTCTCGGAGACGGGAGCCTGCGGCCGGCGACGGTGGCGGACTAGCCTGCCCATGCTGGGGGATCAAGGACGGAGGGGGCTGCCGCGGTGGGGATGCTGATCAACAGCCGGTACGAGCTGGACGACCTGCCTATCGGCCATGGCGGCATGGGCGAGGTGTGGCTGGGGCACGACACCAAACTGGACCGGCACGTGGCGGTCAAGTTCATCCGCTTCCCGAACGGTGAGCAGGACAAGGACTACATCCGCCGGTTCGTCCGCGAGTCGCGGATCACCGCCCGGCTGGAGCACCCGGGTGTCCCGGCCGTCTACGACGTCGGGTCGCACGAAGGCCGCCCCTACCTCGTCATGCAGCGTATCCACGGGATCAGCGTCGCCGACCTGGTGGCCGAGCAGGGTGCGCTGCCCATCGGCTGGGCGGCCGGGATCGCCGCCCAGGTCTGCGCGGTCCTCACCGCCGCCCACCAGGCCTCGCTCGTGCACCGTGACCTCAAGCCGAGCAACCTCATGCTCCAGCCCGACGGGGCGGTCAAGGTGCTCGACTTCGGACTCGCCGCAGCACCCACCCTCTCCGACTTCTCGAAGATCACGGCGACCGGGCTGCCGCCCGGCACGCCCGCCTACATGGCGCCTGAGCAGATCGAGACCAACATCAGCGGCCCCGCCACCGACCTGTACGCGCTGGGCTGCACCCTGCACGAGATGCTGACCGGGGAGCGACTCTTCACCGGGTCCACCTCCTACGACGTGTGGAGCAAGCAGGTCACCCACCAGCCGCTGCCGGTGCGTGGCGTACGGGACGACGTGCCCGCCGGCCTGGAGGACCTGCTGCTGCACCTGCTGCAGAAGAAGCCCGAGGATCGGCCGGAGAGCGCCCAGGTCGTCTACGACCGTCTGCTGCCCTTCGCCACGGACCTCGGCCCGATCCCGGGGATCCTCCATGCGCCGTCGACGGTGAGCCCTGCCCGGATGTACGGCTCGATGCTGGGGCGGGTATTCACATCGGCCCCTCCGGCGTCGCCCGCCGGGCCGATCGTGCCGCCGGCGTCCGCCGGTGAGCCCGCGCAGCCGCCGGCACCGCCCCAGCGGCGGCCCGATGAGAAGCCGGGGGTGGGGCGGACGGATCTACGGCGGGCACGAGCGGAAGCCAGCCGGCTGGTTGGGTCGTCCCGCTACGGCCAGGCGGCGGAAGTGCTTGCCGCCGCGGTCGCGCCGGCGATCACCGCCCTCGGCAGGACGGACGAGGACGTGGTGCGCGTCCGGCTCGAACTGGCCGACGCACTCTTCGAAGAGGGCGACTACCGGCGGGCCGCACCGGCGTACGAGGAACTCGCCGAGGACGTCGCGCGGAAGCAGGGGCCGCACGCCGATCTCGCGCTGCACTGCCGGCTCAGGGGTGCCACCTGCCGCGCCCTCTTCGGCGAGACGAGCGAGGCATTGCGGCAGCTCGAAGCGCTTGTACGGGACGAGACCGAGGCGTTCGGCGCGGACGACCCGCGCACGCTGGAACTGCGCCGCCAGATCGGCCTCCTTCAGCTCGGCGCCGGTCTACGGCACGCCGCCGAGCAGACGCTGACACGTCTCCTCGCGGACCTGACCCGGCTCAACAGCGCCACGCATCCCAGCACCATGGAGATCGCCGACCTGCTGTCGGGCCTGCGTCGGCCCCGCTCCCGATGATCCAACCCGCTGCACGGCAGAAGGCACCGCAGCACCGATCGACCACGTGATCGCCGCCGGGGGCGGCGCTGACTGAGGAGAGCGTCATGGGTGACACGGCTTCGCCGATCGAGCACATTTCCATCCGCGTGCCGTGGCACGACACCGGCTGGAAGGGAACGGTGTGCGCCGACCCTCACGGCAACGGCACCTGCGTGCCTGCTGCCAGACCCCTGCGGTGACCGGCCTGGAAGTCAAGCCGGTCACCGCAGCCTGCGAGGTCAGAGACCGAAGACCTTCTGGGCGAGGTTCCCCCAGGCCGGGAAGTCCGCGCCGCCTACGAATCCTGTTCTGAGGGGTCAGCGACGAAAACGCCCAAACCTTGCCTGCCGACAAGCTCTCCAGCTTCGATCATCGAGTCGACGGCTCTCCGGACGGTCGCGGAGCTTGTTGAGTACTGCTTCATCAAGTTCTGTGTCGTCGGAATCTTCTCGCCCGGCTTCAGCAAGCCCGCCTTAACTCTGGCTCGGAGATCATCGCGGATGGATCTCCACAGCGGTGCGGCGTACGGCATGTCCTGATGGGATCACCGCAGCCTGCCGGGTAGACGAGTAACCCTAGGTTTGCTAGGAAAGCTAGGAAACAATGTAGGCTCGTCATCGGAAGGGCAGGGGAGGGGACGTGGGTAGGCGGTGGAAGTGGTTCTTGCGGCCGGGGAGGGTGGCGGTCGATTTGACCGGCCAAGTAGTGCCAGGCGAGATGGCGGGGCGGTTCCGGCGCTCGACGGTCGAGGACGTCGTACCCGATGGTCTGGTGACCTCGCGGTGCGGCGGCGCGCTCGTCTACGAGTGGCCCGAGCAGCGGCGGGCTACCGGCGCGGCGGACCAGCGCGTAGAGCGCTATGGCCCGTCACCCCGGCGAGCGAAACCGGAGGCGGCGCTGACTTCCGGCAGGCGTAGGAGACGAGCGGATGGCTGACGACATCGGGTCGACGGTGCCCCGGCGGCAGCTCGGTCGGGCGTTACGGGAGCTGCGGACCGAGGCGCGGATGACGCTGGACGGGGCGGCGAAGGCGCTGGAGTGCAGCCGGCAGAAGGTGTGGCGGATCGAGGCGGGCCTGAACGCGGTGCGCGGGCTCGACGTGCGGGCGATGTGCGAGCTGTACGGGGCGACGCGCGAGCTGACCGGCGCGCTGACCGGCCTGGCCGGCGAGACGCGGGCGAGGGGCTGGTGGCACGCCTACGGCGACACCGTCCCCGACTGGTTCGAGCTGTACGTCGGCCTGGAGTCCGCCGCCGGCCGGCTGCGGGAACACGACGACACGCTGGTGCCTGGCCTGTTCCAGACCCGGGGCTACGCGTCCGCAGTTTGTCAGCACCGGTCGGGCATGACCGACGACGAGCGGGAGCGCCTGGTCGAGGTGCGGCTGCAACGGCAGGCCCTGCTGCGACGACGGCTGCCCCCGCCGCCCCGGCTCGACGTCATGCTCTCCGAGGCGGTGCTGCTGCGGGTCGTCGGCGGCCCGGCGACGATGGCGGAGCAGCTCCGGCACCTGGTGGAGCTGGGCCGGCTGCCGCACGTCTCGATCCGGGTCGTGCCGCTGGCTGCCGGCCTGCACTTCGGGGCCGTCGCGGGAGCCTTCGTGCTGCTCGACTTTCCGCCCGGCAACCGCGTGGAGCCCGAGCCGTCGGTCGTCTACAGCGAGTCGCTGACCGGCGCGCTCTACCTCGACCGCAAGGAGGAGTTGGCCGCCTACGAGCGGGTCTGGGCGAGCCTCGACTCACTGGCCTTGGACGAGGGGCAGTCCCGACACCTGATCACGAAGATCTCCCAGGAGATTCACCATGGCTGAGCTGACCGGCGCCCAGTGGCGTACCAGTACCCGCAGCGGCGACAACGGCGGCAACTGCGTCGAGGTCGCCGACAACCTGCCGGGCGTCGTCGCCGTACGCGACAGCAAGGACCGCGGCGGCCCAACGCTCACCTTCACGTCCGACTCCTGGGCGGCCTTCGTCCGGGCGGCCGCCTCGGAGCATTGAGGGGCGGGAACGGCCCTCGGCGCCTCAGCGGCGCCGGTCGGTGACGCGGATGGTGAGGACCGTGCCGTCCCGGCCGAGCGACACCACCCCGTCGCGCGGCCGGGACCTCGACCATCGGCGGCTGATCAGCGGCGCAGCCCGGAGGTAGGCCGCGACCTGACCCTCCGCGAGCTGGCGGTACAGGCTGCTCTCCACGCCGCGGAACACCTCCAGGGCTTTGCCGTCCGGCAGCGGCGCGCGGTAGAGGGTGCCCTGGGCGTCCAGGCCGTCCGCCACCGGCTGGGACGTGGCGGTGCTCGTCGCCCACGACGGGTCCAGCTCGAACAGCCTCAGTTGGCCGGAGTGGGGCTCCTCGTCTCCGCGTTGCCGTGGCGTCGCGTAATGACGGGCGGTGTCGCTGTCGCCGGCGAAAAGGAGTGCGGTGGCCGCCACCGCGCGGGTCAGGATCTGGGTGAACCAGCCACGTCGTTCCTCGGGCACGTCGAACACCTCGGGTGCTCCCGGCGGCAACTCGTCGGCCGAGGCCGGACCGGCGGTGCCGGCCGGCGCGGCGTCCGCGGCTGCCGCCGGCCACGTCCGCGCCTCGTCGGCCGCGGCCGGCCGGGTCCGCCAGTGATGGTCCTCCGGGCGGGAGTGCAGCAACTCGTCAAAGTCGTCGGGGTTGCCGTCCCACAACTCGTCGTCTCCCGGCGGGTCGAGGACGTACGAGGTGATCTGACGCCCGGCCAGGCACGAGGCGACCATCAGTGACGGCGGGCGGCGTCCACCGACGCTCAGCGTCCTCACCTGCACGGCGGCCCGGGCGAGTTGACCGTAGGCGAAGCTCGGCGGCTGATGGGTGCCCTTGCATTCCAGCACCACGATCTTCATCCGGCTGCGGCGACCCGAGCTGTGGTGTCCCACCAGGAAGTAGTCCGGACGCTTCTGGCTCTTCGAGGTGCGTTCCACCGCGCCCACCCCGTCGATGAACCCTGCCTTCAGGGCCACCTCCGCGTCGACCGCGAAAAAGGTCCACTGGCGATATTGCCGTTGCAGCACCTTCTTGGCCACCACCAGGGCCAGGCCGATGCCCAGCTGCTCGGACTGGGTCACCTTGTGGTGGTACACAAGGCTATGGGCTGACGGAGTCAGCCCGAGCATGCCGCGTTGCCGGGTCAGCGTCGCGCAGTAGCGGACGTGCGCCCAGTGCCTGGCCACCTGGGCCAACGGCGACGCGGTCAACAGCGTGGTCGCCACCCCGAGCTCGTGCAGCACCTGCGCCGGGCTGGTCCCCACCGTCGGGCCGATTGTCACGGGGAAGGGAGCCTTCCCGTACCGGTACGCGTCGTTCTTGGCGGCGGCGTCCTTGGCGTACTTCTCGACAGCGTCGACAACCTGGGCGGAGGATTCGACGACCAGTCTCGACGGTTGGCTGAGAGATCGTACGAGCAACTCGATGTCCACGCCCACCCCCGGTGCTGACGTACGGCATGAGCCCGAGCACCCAGAGTGATCGAGAAGCTTCGAAGTGTCAATGGAGCATCTGAGCCGGAGGTCCCTCGGCCCGCACCCAAAACGCGGCGGCGGAGGAAGGCTGAGGAGTCGCGTTTCTGACTGAATCGCTGATTCGTCCCGAGCGTCTGGTTGGCTGGCCGGATTACACGTGGGGACAACGGGGAGTACACATGGTTGCGGCACACGAGACGACGCTGCGGGAGTTGCTCGAGGGCGCGAAGCAGTATCGGGTGCCGCTGTACCAGCGGACGTACTCGTGGACGGACTCCCAGCTCAAACGCCTGTGGGAGGACATCCGCAAGCTGGCCGAGGAGCGGATCGAGAACCGGAACCTCACGCACTTCATCGGCTCGCTGGTGCTAGCGCCCAGCCCCACGCACGGGCCCTCGGTCTCCGAGTTCCTGGTGGTGGACGGTCAGCAGCGGCTCACCACGCTGTCCATTCTGCTCTGCGCCATCCGCGATCACCGGGCGCGGTACGAGAACCCGGACCACCGGGACCGCATCGATCAGGAATACCTGATCAACAAGTACAAGCCGGCTCATCGGTTGAAGCTCGTTCCCACCCAAGCCGACCGCGCCGCTTACGAGGCATGCTTGGAGGCAACGCCACAGGCCGGCGGGAGCGACCAGGTCGGTGCGGCGTACCGGTTCTTCATGGCCGAGCTCGCCACTGTCGACGACCCGGACGACCCGCTGGACATCGAACGCATCGAGGACGCGGTCATCTCGGGGATGGCGCTGGTGTCGGTCGTCGCG from Micromonospora kangleipakensis includes these protein-coding regions:
- a CDS encoding serine/threonine-protein kinase — protein: MLINSRYELDDLPIGHGGMGEVWLGHDTKLDRHVAVKFIRFPNGEQDKDYIRRFVRESRITARLEHPGVPAVYDVGSHEGRPYLVMQRIHGISVADLVAEQGALPIGWAAGIAAQVCAVLTAAHQASLVHRDLKPSNLMLQPDGAVKVLDFGLAAAPTLSDFSKITATGLPPGTPAYMAPEQIETNISGPATDLYALGCTLHEMLTGERLFTGSTSYDVWSKQVTHQPLPVRGVRDDVPAGLEDLLLHLLQKKPEDRPESAQVVYDRLLPFATDLGPIPGILHAPSTVSPARMYGSMLGRVFTSAPPASPAGPIVPPASAGEPAQPPAPPQRRPDEKPGVGRTDLRRARAEASRLVGSSRYGQAAEVLAAAVAPAITALGRTDEDVVRVRLELADALFEEGDYRRAAPAYEELAEDVARKQGPHADLALHCRLRGATCRALFGETSEALRQLEALVRDETEAFGADDPRTLELRRQIGLLQLGAGLRHAAEQTLTRLLADLTRLNSATHPSTMEIADLLSGLRRPRSR
- a CDS encoding GntR family transcriptional regulator — protein: MPYAAPLWRSIRDDLRARVKAGLLKPGEKIPTTQNLMKQYSTSSATVRRAVDSMIEAGELVGRQGLGVFVADPSEQDS
- a CDS encoding helix-turn-helix domain-containing protein, with the protein product MADDIGSTVPRRQLGRALRELRTEARMTLDGAAKALECSRQKVWRIEAGLNAVRGLDVRAMCELYGATRELTGALTGLAGETRARGWWHAYGDTVPDWFELYVGLESAAGRLREHDDTLVPGLFQTRGYASAVCQHRSGMTDDERERLVEVRLQRQALLRRRLPPPPRLDVMLSEAVLLRVVGGPATMAEQLRHLVELGRLPHVSIRVVPLAAGLHFGAVAGAFVLLDFPPGNRVEPEPSVVYSESLTGALYLDRKEELAAYERVWASLDSLALDEGQSRHLITKISQEIHHG
- a CDS encoding DUF397 domain-containing protein, whose protein sequence is MAELTGAQWRTSTRSGDNGGNCVEVADNLPGVVAVRDSKDRGGPTLTFTSDSWAAFVRAAASEH